Proteins from a single region of Geothrix sp. PMB-07:
- the leuB gene encoding 3-isopropylmalate dehydrogenase, with protein sequence MEARICVLPGDGVGPEVTAEAVACLKAVAERFGHRFHFQEALIGGAAVDATGDPLPEATLELCRASDAVLLGAVGGPAWDKHPRHQRPESGLLRLRKALGLYANLRPVTVHPALEDASPLKPEVVRGTDVMFVRELSGGLYFGEPRSYSDQTAVNTLPYTRPEIERVAKVAFELALGRRNHLVSVDKANVLETSRLWRQVVDDMAPLYPEVKVQHAYVDSFAMALITKPREFDVVLTENLFGDILSDEAAVLAGSLGLLPSASLGGSVGVYEPIHGSAPDIAGQDRANPIGTILSAAMLLRHALNLSSEAQEIETAVHQTLQEGHGTGDLKGARHPQGTRGLGACILQRLGAAVSQP encoded by the coding sequence GTGGAAGCGCGCATCTGCGTTCTGCCGGGCGACGGCGTGGGCCCTGAGGTTACGGCCGAAGCCGTGGCCTGCTTGAAGGCCGTGGCCGAGCGCTTTGGTCACCGCTTCCACTTCCAGGAAGCTCTCATCGGTGGCGCCGCGGTGGATGCCACGGGTGATCCGCTGCCCGAGGCCACCCTGGAGCTGTGCCGCGCCAGCGATGCCGTGTTGTTGGGCGCCGTGGGTGGTCCCGCCTGGGACAAACATCCCCGCCACCAGCGCCCGGAATCGGGCCTTTTGAGGCTGCGCAAAGCCCTGGGGCTCTACGCGAACCTGCGTCCGGTGACCGTGCATCCGGCCCTGGAGGATGCTTCGCCCCTGAAGCCTGAGGTGGTGCGCGGCACGGACGTGATGTTCGTGCGTGAACTCTCCGGTGGACTCTACTTCGGCGAACCGCGTTCCTACTCTGACCAGACTGCGGTGAACACGCTGCCCTACACGCGCCCCGAGATCGAGCGGGTGGCCAAGGTGGCTTTCGAGCTGGCCCTGGGCCGCCGAAACCACCTGGTCTCCGTGGACAAAGCCAACGTGCTGGAGACCTCGCGTCTCTGGCGGCAGGTGGTCGATGACATGGCGCCGCTCTATCCCGAGGTGAAGGTCCAGCACGCCTACGTGGACAGCTTCGCCATGGCGCTCATCACGAAGCCCCGGGAATTCGACGTGGTGCTCACGGAGAACCTCTTCGGCGACATCCTGAGCGACGAAGCCGCCGTGCTGGCGGGCTCCCTGGGGCTGCTGCCTTCGGCGAGTCTGGGAGGGAGCGTGGGCGTCTATGAACCCATCCACGGCTCCGCTCCCGACATCGCGGGCCAGGATCGCGCCAATCCCATCGGTACCATCCTCTCGGCCGCCATGCTGTTGCGCCATGCGCTGAACCTTTCCAGCGAGGCCCAGGAGATTGAAACCGCCGTCCACCAGACCCTTCAGGAGGGCCATGGCACGGGTGATCTCAAGGGCGCCCGCCACCCCCAGGGAACCCGCGGCCTGGGTGCCTGCATCCTTCAGCGCCTCGGCGCTGCCGTGTCCCAACCATGA